The following proteins come from a genomic window of Rutidosis leptorrhynchoides isolate AG116_Rl617_1_P2 chromosome 10, CSIRO_AGI_Rlap_v1, whole genome shotgun sequence:
- the LOC139870820 gene encoding uncharacterized protein translates to MVLEVSLPEEVFTKTGSNATKRWQHLFKLMRPQKDRAERWLTTLGTIKDGSKDKQFMYFLKIAGSSLIPFQVQLDHALSLPIRDGSIEASTAKYIVQQYTAATGGLAALNSVNSMYTVGEVNMVQGQINNDDQESTTTMNITESGAFMLWEKSPNLWYLELNVSGCKVSAGSDGTVTWSQSSFNPSQSSKGPPRPLRRFFQVNFTIHVSQAIPFPTAQV, encoded by the exons ATGGTATTGGAGGTCTCTTTGCCGGAAGAGGTATTCACCAAAACGGGTTCAAATGCTACAAAACGATGGCAACATTTGTTTAAACTTATGCGACCACAAAAAGACAGGGCCGAAAGGTGGCTAACAACATTGGGGACGATCAAAGATGGATCGAAAGATAAACAATTTATGTATTTCTTGAAAATTGCAGGCTCGTCTCTCATCCCTTTTCAGGTTCAACTTGATCATGCGCTATCATTGCCCATACGAGATGGCTCAATT GAAGCATCTACAGCTAAATACATTGTACAACAATACACAGCGGCAACAGGAGGACTTGCGGCTTTGAATTCGGTGAACAGTATGTACACTGTGGGAGAGGTCAACATGGTCCAAGGTCAAATTAACAACGATGATCAAGAGAGTACAACTACCATGAATATAACTGAGTCGGGTGCGTTCATGTTATGGGAAAAAAGCCCGAATCTATGGTACCTAGAGCTGAATGTCTCGGGTTGCAAAGTGAGTGCTGGAAGCGATGGAACCGTGACCTGGAGCCAGTCTTCTTTTAACCCGTCTCAGTCTTCCAAAGGACCTCCAAGACCATTGCGTCGTTTCTTCCAGGTAAATTTTACGATACATGTCTCCCAAGCGATACCATTTCCAACTGCCCAAGTCTAG